The following are encoded in a window of Castanea sativa cultivar Marrone di Chiusa Pesio chromosome 5, ASM4071231v1 genomic DNA:
- the LOC142634815 gene encoding uncharacterized protein LOC142634815, with protein MGNTKDTQKVKDTKTNFRWSQPMQNLLLEILADEALHGNKQSNTFKHASYAKVAEAITEKFMTKCTPKHMEHRFKTLKTNWNTIALLRNKKSGFGWNDDLKMITCDRIVYDDEVEAHPNHAQFLNKKIEMFDEMALVVGKDMATGGFSKGVGDIGVEALDDSPPLVDADVDDISKKKQVDPSHVASNETRSHKKRSHATMIEDAIYQDLSIQLGKVASAIEKISENQLNFGSLYEEVMKMDGFEENMLAAAFDQLNGDEKQARSFMLKNDKLRRQWL; from the exons ATGGGAAATACAAAGGATACTCAAAAGGTCAAGGACACCAAGACCAACTTCAGGTGGTCACAACCAATGCAGAATTTATTACTTGAGATACTTGCAGATGAGGCTCTTCATGGCAATAAGCAATCCAACACATTTAAACATGCATCATATGCTAAAGTAGCTGAAGCAATTACTGAGAAATTTATGACTAAATGTACTCCAAAGCATATGGAACATCGCTTTAAAACACTCAAAACCAATTGGAATACAATTGCATTACTTCGTAATAAGAAAAGCGGGTTTGGATGGAATGATGATTTGAAAATGATCACCTGTGATAGGATAGTGTATGATGATGAAGTCGAG GCACATCCAAATCATGCGCAATTTCTAAACAAGAAAATTGAGATGTTTGATGAGATGGCTTTGGTTGTGGGTAAGGATATGGCTACAGGAGGTTTTTCCAAGGGAGTTGGTGATATAGGTGTAGAAGCATTGGATGACTCACCTCCGCTTGTTGATGCTGATGTTGATGACATATCCAAAAAGAAGCAAGTTGATCCCTCACATGTGGCTTCAAATGAAACAAGGTCTCACAAGAAACGAAGTCATGCTACTATGATTGAAGATGCTATTTACCAAGATTTGTCTATACAACTTGGTAAGGTTGCCTCTGCAATAGAAAAGATTTCTGAAAATCAGCTAAATTTTGGTAGTCTTTATGAAGAAGTTATGAAGATGGATGGGTTTGAAGAAAATATGCTTGCGGCTGCATTTGACCAGTTGAATGGGGATGAAAAACAAGCAAGGTCATTTATGTTGAAAAATGACAAGCTCCGTAGACAATGGTTGTAG
- the LOC142634816 gene encoding uncharacterized protein LOC142634816 produces MIRLEFPITNNEAEYEALVAGLELAIAAGARKAVVYSDSQIVASQVNGSYDCRSERMRRYLGKVKDRANDLRFTIAQIPRKENQEADRLAKTASAEPMIVPEQVLSFVQHLLLLDNVQVQELTTKDDWTVPIVAYLKDGKLPDEKEDARKLKVRAARFTLIKDVLYKRGFSRPYLRCLGHDEADYTKSGQQQPRDWRGTKT; encoded by the exons ATGATCCGCCTGGAGTTCCCCATTACAaataacgaagcagagtatgaggccctggtggcagGATTGGAGCTGGCAATAGCGGCTGGGGCCAGGAAGGCAGtggtctactccgattcccaaatcgtagctagccaagttAACGGAAGCTATGATTGTAGgagtgaacgaatgagaaggtaccttgGAAAAGTGAAGGATCGAGCGAATGACCTTCGATTTACGATAGCTCAGATCCCAAGAAAAGAGAATCAAGAGGCGGATCGACTCGCGAAgactgcttcggccgaacctatgatcGTCCCAgagcaggtattgtccttcgtccaacattTATTGCTGCTAGATAACGTTCAAGTGCAGGAATTAACCACTAAAGatgattggacggttccaattgtggcgtacctcaaggacggcaagctgccAGACGAGAAGGAAGACGCAAgaaaattgaaggttagggctgccCGATTCACACTGATAAAAGACgttctctacaaaagaggattctcccgaccatatctgaGATGCCTTggccatgacgaagcagactat ACGAAGTCAGGGCAACAGCAGCCCagagactggcgcggtaccaagacatga